GGCCTTTCATCCCTCGCGATTTCGCCGGGCAGGCACCGCTTTGCCTTTTCCATTCCACTTTTTTCCGATGCTGAACCGAACTGAATTCCGCAAATTTGCCGTGCACGGCCAAGGCCTTAATGGCCTGCGCGTCGACCATTACCTGAACCATGTCGAGGGGCTGGCCCGGCCTTACGTGCAGGGCATGACCCGCTCGGTTATTGAGGAGCGGCCCACGCGCTTCGCAGAAATCGACGTGTTTTCGCGCCTGATAATGGACCGCATCATCTTCCTGGGCCAGGCCGTCGACGACAACATTGCCAACATCATCAACGCCCAGTTGCTCTTTTTGGAGTCGGCCAACGCCAAGAAAGACATTCTGCTCTACATCAACTCGCCGGGCGGCTCGGTGTATGCGGGCCTAGGCATGTACGACACCATGCAGTACGTGCGGCCCGACGTGGCCACCATCTGCACGGGGCTGGCGGCCAGCATGGGCGCGTTTCTGCTCTGTGGCGGTGCCCTCGGCAAACGCTCGGCCCTGCCCCACGCCCGCGTCATGATTCATCAGCCTTCGGGCGGCGTGCAGGGCCCGTCGGCCGACATCGAAATCACGGCCCGCGAGGTGGTGAAGCTGCGCCAGGAACTCTACGGCATCTACGCCGAGCGCACCGGCAAAACCTACCAGCAAATCCACGACGACTCGGACCGTGACTACTGGATGCGGGCGGATGAAGCCAAGGAATACGGGCTGATTGACGAGGTACTGACGCGGCAGTAGTAAGCCTACAGACCTGCCAATGCACCCAATACGGCCGGATTACGTTCTCCGCATAGCGCCAACGCTTTCCTGCCATGCCCCACGACCACGCCCACGCCGGCCACCAGCACGCCGCCCCGCCGCCCGGCGGCGGCTTTAATGCCGCCTTCGCCATTGGCATTGCTCTGAACCTGGTTTTTGTAGTAGCCGAAACCGTGGGCGGCCTCTGGGCCAATTCCGCCGCCCTGCTCTCCGACGCCGGCCACAACCTGAGCGACGTGCTCAGCCTGGCCCTGGCCTGGGGCGCGGCCTGGCTGGCGGGGCGCCCGGCCACCCGGCGCTACACGTTTGGCTACCGCGGCGCCACCATTCAGGCGGCGCTGCTGAACACGGCCCTGCTCTACGCCGCACTGGGCTTCATTCTGTGGGAAACCATCGACCACCTGCGCCACCCCGAGCCCGTGAACGGCCGCTGGGTGATGTTTCTCGCAGGCATTGGCATCCTCATCAACGGCGTCACGGCTCTGCTTTTCCGCAGCGGGCAGAAGGGCGACGTGAACGTGCGCGGCGCCTACCTGCACATGCTCACCGATGCGCTGGTGAGCGTGGGCGTGGTGGCGGGCGGCGGCCTGGTGCTGCTCACGGGCTGGGCCTGGCTCGACCCGGTTATCAGCTTTATCATTCTGGCCATCATTGCCTATAGCTCCTGGGGCCTGTTGCGCGACAGTCTGCGCCTGGGCCTGCAGGCCGTGCCCGACGGCATCGACCCCGAAGCTGTGCACAACTACTTGTTGCAGCAGCCCGAAGTGCAGTCGGTGCACGACCTGCACATCTGGAGCCTCAGCAGCTCGGGGCACGACGCGGCCCTCATGGCTCACCTCGTGCGGCCCGGCGGCGCCGATGCCCAGTGGCTGGCCGCCCTCTCCAAGGGGTTGGAAGAGGAATTCCACATTCACCACAGCACGGTGCAGGTGGAAGACGGCCCCACGCCCGGCGGCTGCCACAGCGGCTGCAACGACCCCAAAGGCACGGCCGAAGCGCTGTTAACGCATCAGTAAGCGCACAGAAGACGTCCGCAGGCGAAAGTTGGTGCTACATTTCGCCATGCAAGCTTCCTCTTCTGGTAAAACCGGACTCTTTTCCGCGGCCGTCATTGTGGCCGCTCTCGGCTACTTCGTTGACATATACGACCTTATCCTGTTCAGCATTGTCCGCGTTCAGAGCCTGACGGAGCTGGGCGTGGCGCCGGGCACGCCCGAAATGACCAACCAGGGCCTGTTCCTCATCAACATGCAAATGGGCGGCATGCTGCTCGGCGGCATTTTGTGGGGCATTCTGGGCGATAAGCGGGGACGGCTGTCGGTACTGTTCGGTTCCATTCTGCTGTATTCGCTGGCCAACATCGCCAACGGCTTCGTCACCACCATCGACCAATACGCCTGGCTGCGGCTCATTGCCGGCATCGGCCTGGCCGGCGAGTTGGGCGCGGGCATCACGCTGGTCAGCGAAAGCCTCTCGAAGGAGCAGCGTGGCTACGGCACCATGATAGTGGCCACCGTGGGCGTGAGCGGGGCCATGCTGGGCTACTGGGTGGCCAAGTTTGGCTGGCGCCCGGCCTACTTTGTGGGCGGCGGGCTGGGCCTGGCCCTGCTGGTGCTGCGCGTGAGCGTGTTCGAGTCGGGCATGTTTCAGCAGGTGCAGGCCCAGACCGAGGTGGTGCGCGGCAATTTCCTGAGCTTGTTCACCAACCCCGCGCGCCTGGGCAAGTACCTGCGCGTGCTGCTGATTGGGGTGCCGCTGTGGTTTGTGGTGGGCATTCTGGTGACGCTGGCGCCGGAGTTTGGCAAGGCCCTGGGCATCAGCGGCAACGTAGAGGCGGGGCTGGCCGTGTTCTGGTGCTACTTCGGGCTGGTGTTTGGCGACTTCGCCTCCGGGGCGCTCAGCCAGCTGTGGCATTCCCGCAATAAGGCGCTGAAAGTGTTTCTGGGCTTCTGTGCCACGCTGGTGGGCGTGTATCTGTTTGGGGTGAAGGGCGCTACGCCCACCGTCTTCTACGCCGTGTGCTTTGTGCTGGGCGTGTCGGTGGGCTTCTGGGCGCTATTTGTGACGGTGGCCGCCGAGCAGTTTGGCACCAATCTGCGGGCCACCGTGGCCACCACCGCGCCCAATTTCGCCCGCGGCGCCGTGGTGGGCCTGGTGCCCGCCTTCAAGGCCCTGAGCGGGGCACTGGGTTTTATTCCGGGGGCGGCCGTGCTGGGCGGCCTCACGCTGGTGGTGGCCTTCTGGGCCGTGAGCACCCTGCCCGAGAGCTACGGCAAGGACCTGGATTATGTGGAAGAATAAACCTGCTGAAAATCAATAAATAACCAACTTACGCTCAGGGCCTGCGTTTGAAGGTGCAGTCAGCCGTTGGCTGGCCGTAACCCCTTCCCATGAAAAGCCTACTCTTCGGCGCAGTCCTTGTGGCGGCCCTCACCGCCACCTCCCTCGCCCACGCCCAAACCGCGCCCGCTCCCGCGCCCGACCCGGCCGCGCCCGCTCTCACCCCGAGCAGCAAGCCCAGCGCGCCGCCGATGCCAAGGCCACCTACGACGCTCAGAAGCAGCAAAGCAATAGCAGTGACCAAGCCGTGCGCGACAGCCGCACCCAGCTCAAGGAAAACGCCAGCCAACAAAGCGACCTCAAGCGCCAGCTGAAAGAGCAGCGCGCCGCCGAAAAAGCCCAGAAAGCCCAGCTGAAAGAGCAGCGCCGCACCGCCAGCGAAGCCAAGAAGCAGGAGCGCGCCGCCCGCGCCATGGCCAAAGCTGAAAAGCAGCGCGCCAAGGAAATGAAGTAAACGCGCAGTCACTACGTCGTATTCGTGGAAAACTCCGGCTCCGGCCGGAGTTTTCTTTTGCCCCATTCCAGTCCTCACCCCCTACTTTCACCTCTTCAAATACCCTGCTCCCGTATGGCCACGCCCACCAAAAACACCGCCATGTATTACCCGTGGCACCACTTTGTGCTGCTGCCGCTGGCCTTGCTCATGGCTGGCTACGCCGTGCTGCGCTACACCAAAGTGGCCGGCGACGACGACCAGATAGCCCGGCTGTGGTTCACGGTGGCAGCACTGGCCGTCATCGGCCTCGGGGTGCTCCTGATGCTGCGCCAGCACTACGCCCTGCAGCTGCAGGACCGCATTTGCCGGCTCGAAGTGCGCCAGCGCTACTTTGAAGTGAGCGGCCAGCGTTTCGCTCCGCTCGAAAAGCAGCTCACCCTCAGCCAAATCTTGAGCCTGCGCCTGGCCGGCGACGCCGAGCTGCCCGCCCTGGCCCAGGCCGCTGCGACGGAAAAGCTTTCGCCAAAAGACATTCAGGCCCGTATTACCGATTTTCAGTTCGACGCCATGCGCGTGTGATTCAATGGGTGAATGGGCGAAGGAGCGAATGGGTGAATGATTTTCACCTTCCAGTCTGCGCCTCCGATTCATTCACCCATTCACTCCTTCGCCCATTCACCCATTGCCCCATGATTCTCTACAACGTCACCAGCAGCATTGAGCCCTCCGTGGCCGACGAATGGCTGGATTACATGCGCACCACCCACATGCCCGAGGTGATGGAAACCGGCTTTTTCCTCAAAAGCCAGCTCTGCCGCCTGCTCAATGAGGAAAACGACGGCATCACCTACGCCGCCCAGTACTACTGCCTGAGCGTGGAGCAGTTGGAGCAGTACCAGGAGTTGTGCGCCCCGGCCCTGCGCGCCGACATGGAAAAGCATTTTGCCGGCCGGTACGTCTCGTTCCGCACCGTGCTCGAAGTGGTGGAATAGACTGCGGTGGCGCAGCGGCCAGCGGGCACGAAAACGCCTTCAGTGCTGTTAAAAATGCACTGTATGAAAAACATCATCTTCTTCGGCGACAGTCTCACTGCGGGTCACGGCCTGCGCGCCAGCGAAAGTTTCCCCGCCCTGCTTCAGCAGCGCCTCGACGAGCAACACCTTCCTTATAAAGCCTACAACTACGGCGTGAGCGGCGAAACCAGCGCCGGCGGCCGCCAGCGCCTGGCCTCCGTGCTGGCCCGCCACCCCGTCGACGTGTTCGTGCTGGCCCTCGGGGCTAACGACGGCATCCGCGGCATTCCGGTGCGCGAAACCACCCAGAACCTGCAGTTTATCATCGACGCCGTGCGGCGCCAATATCCGGAAGCGCAGCTCGTGCTAGCCGGCCTGGAATTCCCCTTCGACCTGGGCCCGCTGGGCGGCCACCGCTTGGCGCACTACGCCACCGAGTTCAAGGCCCTGTTCCGGACCTTGGCCGAGAAAAACAGCCTGCCTTTCGTGCCCTTCCTGCTGCAGGGCGTGCTGGGCCGCCGCGAGCTCAACCTCCCCGATGGCGTGCACCCCAACCCGGCTGGCCAAAAAATCCTGGCCGAGAACGTGTGGCAGGTGCTGGGCCCGCTGCTCAGGCAGCCGGTTTTGTAACCCTACTCGTTTGTCATCCCGAGCGCAGCGAAGGACCTTATTACGCCAGAACTTTCTAACGTGATAAGGTCCTTCGCTGCGCTCTGGATGACAGGTGGTTAACGGATGTTACTGTTCCTCAAAACCCAAACAAATTTCCCTGCACCGGCTGCGGGATGATGAAGGGTGGCGGCACGGCAATGCCCGTGAGCAGGCGTATTTTTTCCAGAAAGTATTGGGCGAAGACCGGCGCGTGGCGCACGTCTTTCTGGTGGATGAAGAAATAGATGTCGTGCACGCCCTGGGCCACCCAGGCGGCCAGGCGCTCGGCCCAGGCGTCGGCGCGCTGGTAGTCGGTGCTGTGCAGGCCGTGGCCGTTGAAGCGAATGAAGGCCACCGACGTGGTGAGGCGCATGGGCAGCACGTCGCGCCGGCCGGCCACGTCGGTTATCACCAGCGTTTTGTTGAGGGCTTCGAAGGTGGCGAATACGGCATCGGCCAGCACCGGGTCGGAGTACCAGCGCGGGTGGCGCAGCTCTACCGCCAGCGGCACCGACTCCGGAAAGTCGAGCAGAAACCGTTCCAGCCGCGGCAGGTGCTCGGGGCCAAAATGGGGCGGCAGCTGCAGAAAAGCCCAGCCCAGGTTCTCTTCCAGCGCCGCGAAGGCCCGCTCCATGGGCACCACCAGGTCGTCGGCCTGAAACAGCTCCCGCTCGTGGCTGATGCTGCGCGGCAGCTTGGGGCAAAACTTAAAATTGGGGCCCACGGCCTCGCGCCAGCGCCGCACCGTGCCCGCATCGGGAATGCGGTAGTGCGTGGTATTCAGCTCGATGCTGTTGAACTGCTGCGCGTAGTAGTGCAGGTAGTCGGGCTCCTTGATGCCGGCCGGGAAATAGCTGCCCAGCCATTCCTTATTGGTCCAAATGGGGCAGCCCACGTGCAAACGAGCGGGCGCGGGCTGCGCAGGACGGGCCCGGGCCAGCACGCGGGCGGTTTCGGGGTGGTCGGGCGGCAGCCGAAAATCAACGTAGCGTAAGTCGGGCAGACGGCCGAAATCCATGGGGCAAAGGTAGCGCTTGGGGTGGAGCGGGCAGGCACTGCGCTTACGAAAAAACGGGGACTTTTGCAACCGGGCTTCGAAGAAGGCGGCGCTCCGAATGCCCGAATTTTATACCCGTCGCATAATCTAATTTTTGCACCTGCGCAATGGGTTGGCCTCGTTTCAACAAAATATAGTTTGAGGCGACCTCAAGGCTACTTTCAAGGCCAACACGAAGATTAATTAAATGCAAGTTTTCTAAATAAAGGACAATTTTCGACCTAATTCAATTAGTAGACGGATTGGAAACTTAGCATTCGCTTGGCGGGCTAGGCCTATGTTTGTTTTGCTCACCATCTGCAAAACGCATGATTTTATTTCGTCCCTCGGTAGTACTCGTCCTTTCCAGTTGCTTCTTTTTTCTGCTGACTTTCCTGGGCGCCCCGGCGCACGCCACCACTGCCCGTGGCACCCGCAAAACAGCAATTTCTGCCCCCAGCGCCGCCGGCACCACGGTATTGCGCGGCCGGGCCTCCTGGTACGCGAGTAGCTTTCAGGGACGACGCACCACCAGCGGGGAGCGTTACAACCGTTTTAAGTACACCTGCGCCCACAAAACCCTGCCTTTCGGCACCCGCCTGCGGGTCACCAATGTGAAGAACGGCAAGTCGGTGGTGGTGCGCGTGTCCGACCGTGGCCCCTTCCGCCACCAGCGCATTCTGGACCTGTCCGAAATTGCCGCCCGCCCGCTGGGCATCACCGAATGCGGCGCCGCCACCGTGGTGGCCGAAGTAGTGTCCGAAACCACGCCCCTGGGCCCCGCCACCACGCCCGACAACCTGGCCGCCCTCTACGCCGCCGACCCCAACCCCGACGCCGCTTTCACGACCTACCTGGTGCCCGCTGCGATTGACTCGGCTGCTTCGACCGTGAAGCCAGCGCTGGTGGCCGCATCGGCTACCCCCAAGGGCAAGGCCATCTCGCCGGCCGAAGCCGTGAACTGCCCGGTGGGCTTCCTCATTCAGGCCGGCTCGTTTGTGGATGCCGCCAACGCCCAAGCCGTGCAGGCCCGCATCAAATCCCTGCTGCCCGACGTGAACGTGACCATTTCGCAGGAGCTGCTCGACGGCCGGCAGCGCAGCCGCGTGCTGGTGGGCAACTTCGGTGAAAAGCCAGAAGCCGAAGCCGTACGCCAGCAGATGCTGGTGTGGGGCATTGGCGGGCTGGTGCGCGAAGTGGCGCTGCGGTGAGGCAGTTGCTTGTTATTGGTTGTCTGTTGTTAGGCAGCAAGCGTAAAAAGCTGCCATAGACATTGACTATGAACTACCATATGAAGGCCAATTGGCGACATTGTCGTTAATTGGCCTTTGCTTTTGCTCAATGACCTGGCAACCGACAACAAGCAACTGACAACTAGTATGATTAAAGCCCTGTTGGCCCTGGCT
This DNA window, taken from Hymenobacter sp. 5317J-9, encodes the following:
- a CDS encoding MFS transporter is translated as MQASSSGKTGLFSAAVIVAALGYFVDIYDLILFSIVRVQSLTELGVAPGTPEMTNQGLFLINMQMGGMLLGGILWGILGDKRGRLSVLFGSILLYSLANIANGFVTTIDQYAWLRLIAGIGLAGELGAGITLVSESLSKEQRGYGTMIVATVGVSGAMLGYWVAKFGWRPAYFVGGGLGLALLVLRVSVFESGMFQQVQAQTEVVRGNFLSLFTNPARLGKYLRVLLIGVPLWFVVGILVTLAPEFGKALGISGNVEAGLAVFWCYFGLVFGDFASGALSQLWHSRNKALKVFLGFCATLVGVYLFGVKGATPTVFYAVCFVLGVSVGFWALFVTVAAEQFGTNLRATVATTAPNFARGAVVGLVPAFKALSGALGFIPGAAVLGGLTLVVAFWAVSTLPESYGKDLDYVEE
- a CDS encoding DUF72 domain-containing protein produces the protein MDFGRLPDLRYVDFRLPPDHPETARVLARARPAQPAPARLHVGCPIWTNKEWLGSYFPAGIKEPDYLHYYAQQFNSIELNTTHYRIPDAGTVRRWREAVGPNFKFCPKLPRSISHERELFQADDLVVPMERAFAALEENLGWAFLQLPPHFGPEHLPRLERFLLDFPESVPLAVELRHPRWYSDPVLADAVFATFEALNKTLVITDVAGRRDVLPMRLTTSVAFIRFNGHGLHSTDYQRADAWAERLAAWVAQGVHDIYFFIHQKDVRHAPVFAQYFLEKIRLLTGIAVPPPFIIPQPVQGNLFGF
- a CDS encoding ATP-dependent Clp protease proteolytic subunit, whose protein sequence is MLNRTEFRKFAVHGQGLNGLRVDHYLNHVEGLARPYVQGMTRSVIEERPTRFAEIDVFSRLIMDRIIFLGQAVDDNIANIINAQLLFLESANAKKDILLYINSPGGSVYAGLGMYDTMQYVRPDVATICTGLAASMGAFLLCGGALGKRSALPHARVMIHQPSGGVQGPSADIEITAREVVKLRQELYGIYAERTGKTYQQIHDDSDRDYWMRADEAKEYGLIDEVLTRQ
- a CDS encoding arylesterase; the protein is MKNIIFFGDSLTAGHGLRASESFPALLQQRLDEQHLPYKAYNYGVSGETSAGGRQRLASVLARHPVDVFVLALGANDGIRGIPVRETTQNLQFIIDAVRRQYPEAQLVLAGLEFPFDLGPLGGHRLAHYATEFKALFRTLAEKNSLPFVPFLLQGVLGRRELNLPDGVHPNPAGQKILAENVWQVLGPLLRQPVL
- a CDS encoding cation diffusion facilitator family transporter; translation: MPHDHAHAGHQHAAPPPGGGFNAAFAIGIALNLVFVVAETVGGLWANSAALLSDAGHNLSDVLSLALAWGAAWLAGRPATRRYTFGYRGATIQAALLNTALLYAALGFILWETIDHLRHPEPVNGRWVMFLAGIGILINGVTALLFRSGQKGDVNVRGAYLHMLTDALVSVGVVAGGGLVLLTGWAWLDPVISFIILAIIAYSSWGLLRDSLRLGLQAVPDGIDPEAVHNYLLQQPEVQSVHDLHIWSLSSSGHDAALMAHLVRPGGADAQWLAALSKGLEEEFHIHHSTVQVEDGPTPGGCHSGCNDPKGTAEALLTHQ
- a CDS encoding DUF4286 family protein, encoding MILYNVTSSIEPSVADEWLDYMRTTHMPEVMETGFFLKSQLCRLLNEENDGITYAAQYYCLSVEQLEQYQELCAPALRADMEKHFAGRYVSFRTVLEVVE
- a CDS encoding DUF6526 family protein, translated to MATPTKNTAMYYPWHHFVLLPLALLMAGYAVLRYTKVAGDDDQIARLWFTVAALAVIGLGVLLMLRQHYALQLQDRICRLEVRQRYFEVSGQRFAPLEKQLTLSQILSLRLAGDAELPALAQAAATEKLSPKDIQARITDFQFDAMRV
- a CDS encoding septal ring lytic transglycosylase RlpA family protein; translation: MILFRPSVVLVLSSCFFFLLTFLGAPAHATTARGTRKTAISAPSAAGTTVLRGRASWYASSFQGRRTTSGERYNRFKYTCAHKTLPFGTRLRVTNVKNGKSVVVRVSDRGPFRHQRILDLSEIAARPLGITECGAATVVAEVVSETTPLGPATTPDNLAALYAADPNPDAAFTTYLVPAAIDSAASTVKPALVAASATPKGKAISPAEAVNCPVGFLIQAGSFVDAANAQAVQARIKSLLPDVNVTISQELLDGRQRSRVLVGNFGEKPEAEAVRQQMLVWGIGGLVREVALR